The following coding sequences lie in one Pelobacter seleniigenes DSM 18267 genomic window:
- the rocF gene encoding arginase → MSRTIRIIGIPIDLGQSQRGVDMGPSAIRYAGLSTRLRALGYELHDSGNLYVPVRDTLSTTDQESLLSAIRQVCEAAYEAAALAVREGDIPLFLGGDHSLAIGTIGGVTAGKPVGIIWIDAHGDANSPDSSPSGNVHGMPLATLLGTGYPELLNIGRPGAKIAGTDVVMIGLRDLDREERRWLKQSGVTVYTMRDVDEQGMGAIARAALSQLANHHFLHVSLDMDSLEPHEAPGVGTPSPGGLSYREAQLLMETIADTGKLAAVDIVEINPILDLENRTAKIAVELAESLFGKSIF, encoded by the coding sequence ATGAGCAGAACCATCCGCATTATCGGCATTCCCATCGATCTTGGCCAGAGCCAGCGCGGGGTCGATATGGGGCCGAGCGCTATCCGCTACGCCGGATTGTCGACCCGTCTGCGCGCGCTGGGGTACGAATTACATGACTCGGGCAACCTCTATGTGCCGGTACGGGACACCCTGTCGACAACCGATCAGGAGTCCCTGCTCAGCGCCATTCGGCAGGTTTGTGAGGCGGCCTACGAGGCCGCAGCTCTCGCCGTGCGGGAGGGCGACATCCCGTTGTTTCTGGGCGGGGACCATTCCCTGGCCATCGGGACCATCGGCGGAGTGACCGCCGGAAAGCCGGTAGGCATTATCTGGATCGACGCCCATGGCGATGCCAACAGTCCGGATAGCTCCCCGTCCGGGAATGTCCACGGCATGCCCCTGGCAACCTTGCTTGGGACCGGCTATCCGGAGCTGCTCAATATCGGCCGGCCGGGCGCTAAAATCGCCGGAACGGATGTGGTCATGATCGGGCTGCGGGACCTGGATCGGGAAGAGCGGCGTTGGCTGAAACAGAGCGGGGTGACGGTTTATACCATGCGTGATGTCGATGAACAGGGCATGGGGGCGATTGCCCGGGCAGCCCTGAGCCAACTGGCCAACCACCATTTCCTGCATGTCAGTCTTGATATGGATAGCTTGGAGCCGCACGAGGCCCCGGGGGTCGGTACTCCGTCCCCAGGAGGTCTGAGCTACCGGGAAGCCCAGCTGCTGATGGAAACCATTGCCGATACCGGCAAACTGGCCGCGGTGGATATCGTCGAGATCAATCCCATCCTCGACCTTGAAAACCGGACTGCAAAAATTGCCGTGGAACTTGCCGAATCCCTGTTCGGGAAAAGTATCTTCTAA
- a CDS encoding response regulator, with the protein MSTRHAVVFDDDDFFLSIMVKLFRALDVKVTAFSDPGCYICSQPGITACPVASPCTDFLLTDHKNPQGMDGIDFLKRTHRLGCKIPRHRRAIISSDWKAEDRTEAELYAGQVFEKFQAKEKLSAWITTALFTC; encoded by the coding sequence ATGTCGACACGCCATGCCGTTGTCTTTGATGATGATGATTTTTTCCTGAGCATCATGGTCAAGCTATTCCGGGCTCTCGATGTCAAAGTGACGGCTTTTTCCGATCCGGGCTGCTATATCTGTTCCCAACCCGGAATCACCGCATGCCCGGTAGCATCGCCCTGCACCGATTTTCTTTTAACCGACCACAAAAATCCACAAGGGATGGACGGCATAGACTTTTTGAAAAGAACTCACCGGCTCGGGTGCAAGATTCCCCGCCACCGCAGGGCTATCATTTCATCGGATTGGAAGGCTGAAGACCGGACAGAAGCCGAACTGTATGCCGGACAGGTTTTTGAGAAATTCCAGGCAAAGGAAAAGCTCTCCGCCTGGATCACGACGGCCCTGTTTACCTGTTAG